The window ATAGTTTTCAAGGTTCTtacaataaataattttttttttattatatctgAGATATTAGAATTATAAACTTCTATTAATTGTCctttcatataatattcatattttacAATATCATGAAACGTTGATTGAAGAGTAGGTATGACGTAGTATTCTTCATTCTTatctataatatatttttttttaaatttcGATATATCTAATAATTGTTCTGTATCTTCTTTAATGACAGGATATCTtaatttatctttttctAAAGATTCTAgaattaatttttctaatatttttaaatttttatgtaGATCATTATTTCCAATCATGGATTTTAACTGATTgatattatcattatcatttacatttttatttatatttttatttttatttttaatat of the Plasmodium gaboni strain SY75 chromosome Unknown, whole genome shotgun sequence genome contains:
- a CDS encoding cytoadherence linked asexual protein; the encoded protein is MVLFLKTCIFNIIFILYINENVIYSKRNEYKNETIIKNIKNKNKNINKNVNDNDNINQLKSMIGNNDLHKNLKILEKLILESLEKDKLRYPVIKEDTEQLLDISKFKKKYIIDKNEEYYVIPTLQSTFHDIVKYEYYMKGQLIEVYNSNISDIIKKKLFIVRTLKTIKLMLIPLNYYKQNNDLKIALEELNNVFISKNVEEKSINPIIDDETFFSNLINDVSEIKKNKEIENKGETLILGDNKID